The following DNA comes from Flavobacterium sp. N3904.
ATTGGCTATATGCAGTATTTTGGCTTTAGAATCAATATATATATTCAATTCATGATATAATTCTAAATTTGTGGCCAAATCCTTTTTCACAACCTTAATCACTTCAGATTCTTTATAATCAAAACTATTGAGAATCATTTTTTTGAAATAATTTGGTCCTTCCAGATCCAGACGCATTTTTTTATAATGTGCTTTAAAAAACGAACTTAATTTCTTTGTCCGTTCACCATAGTCATTCCCAAAAGTCAAATCATTTGGAGTAATTCTGTCTAAAATTTCAACCGTAGTTTGTCCACCGTTAATGATAAAATCACCCTTTGGCAATACCTCTGAATAACCATGAATTATAACTGGTACAATATCCAATTCCAATTGTTCGGCCAAATAAAAAGCACCCTTATGAAATCTGTTTATCAAATTGGTATCGGAGCGGCTGCCCTCAGGAAATACCATAATTGAAAAACCTTGCTCTACTTTGTCCCGCAAATGTTCGACTCCGTTACCAACTCCGCTTGACACAGGGTAAAAACCAGCCAAACGAACCCCTTTTCCAAAAACAGGAGAATTATATACCCAATCACTAACCAAAAATACAATCTTAGGACTCAGCATCCCGACAGCCAAAATATCGAGGAATGAACTATGATTGGCAATAATGACAGCTGGTTTATCAAATTTTTCGTTGGATACATTACTTATTTTTCGCTTTAAAGAAGGGTAGGTCAATAATACCGAATACATGAATTTTGATAATACGAAATGAAAAACATTCAGTTTTTTACTTTTCGAAAAAGGCAAAACTGTCATAAGAACTACACTTACAATAGACAGCAAAAAACCACCTAATCCAAAATAAATAAAGGAAAGAGTAGAATGAATCAATCTTTTTATTTCAAAAGGAGCTTGCCCTTTCTTGACCCTATGGGTTACAAAGAAAGCAAAAACTAAAGGCTGAATGATAAACGTAATCAACAAAGCCGAAAATATTCCTATTATAGCAATTAAAGAAATAGATTTTAATGCCGGATGTTTTGCGAAAATGAGCACGCCAATCCCAAGAATTGTCGTAGCCACCGAAAGCAATATCGAAGTACGGTAACTTGGCAATTCTATTTTTCCAAAAGTATATTCCTTTTGTAAAGCAGAGGTCATAAAGATGCTATAATCTACTCCTATTCCAAAAATTAATGTACATACAATGATATTAACAACATTAAATTGCAATCCAAAAATTCCCATTAATCCGGTTGTAAAAATCCAACTGATTAGGATTGGAATAATAGTAACAATAACCAATTCTATTTTTCGAAAAGCAAACAAAAGAATGAAAAATACAGCAATAAAAGAATAATTTACCAAATCTTCAAAGTTGGTTTTTAGTGTTCCCAAGAAAGTTTCGTTGGTTTGCTGTCTGTCTATAACCACTAGATTGGGCTGCTTTTTTATTGCATTTACAAAGGCATCTCTTTTTTCACCAGGCACTTTTACCAAGGTGGAAATGGTGTAGAAACCATTCTTTTGAGTTACAAATTCATCAAGAAAAAAAGATTTTACTTTAAGGTATTCTTCTATTTTTATAGGAGCAAAATTTTTATTAATCAATTCATAAAAACCCGAAAATGTATTGGCTTTAAAACCAAATTGATTTCCTTCCTGAATTAAGGCATTCGCAAGATTTGATTTTTTTGAAGCGTTCCAAAAAGTATTCCATTCCTCTATTTTTTGTTTTTGAACGTCTGCCGCAAAAACAATACCGCCAATTGAACTAAAATTCAATATTTCCTTTGAATTTTTATTTTTGTCTAAAGCTTTAAAAAGGCTATTGTTATTGGCTACGACTTCATCATAGCTTTTGCCGTAAGTTGCCAAATAAATAGATTTTGAATCATTATTGGCAATATGATCTAATTGTTTTTCAGCCGATTTTAGCTCCGGACTCATGAAATTCAAGGCCGAAAGATCATTGTTAAAAGTTACTTTTGAATAAGTAAAAAGTGATACAATTAATAGAAGAAAAACCGATGCCAGCAAAAATTTATTTTTATGGTAGGAATAGGCACCAAGCGAATCAATGAAATTAGGTTTTGGAACAAATATTTTGGTATTTGTCCGATACAAAATTGGAATTAAAACCAATGAAAAAACAGAAGTGGAAACCACACTCAATGCAGCAAAAATACCTAAATCCTGCAAAGCTTCCGATTTTATAAAAAACAAACACAAAAACGTGATAGAGGTTGTAATTCCGCAAAGTAACAATGGCTTAGTAATGTCTTTATAAAGCAGTTTTACATTTTTGTTGTTTCGCAAATGCGTTAAAACATAAATAGAATAATCTGTAGTTTCTCCCAATAAAATGGAACTTATTCCCAAAGAAATTGCAGAAATAGTTCCCTTAAAAAAATACAAACAGGCAAGGGCAAACAATGCCCCAAACAATGAGGGAATAAAAATAATTATCGGAGTGGATACACTTCTGTAGAAAAAAGCCAAAATCAAAATTAATGTTACACCGGCAAATATCGATGTATTCTTCACATCAGCTTTCATTTGGGTAGCATTGGCAACAGCAACCGGAGTAGCACCAAAATAAATCATTCCAACCCTACCCTTAAATTTAGCGTTTAAGTTGTTTTTAATTTTTTCCAAATTCTCAATAAACAAAGTATTATTATCTGTTTCATTGGTTTCCAATTTAGGAGTTACAAAAAGCAGTAAATTTTTCCTGTCTTTGGTTAAAACAAATCCATTTTGCAATTCAAAGTCATCTCCTACACTAAGTTGCTGTAATTTCTTTAAAGCAATAAAAGAAATTCCAAGTGGATCTTTTAGGATAAAATCTTTAGAAATAAGTCCAGTGGGAGAAATTAGCGACTTATAATTGGCCGCAACGCCAGCTGCGATACTATCTCGCTTTAATTTATTCTCAATAACAGCATAATCTTTTTGATCCAGAAAAAGAGGCAAATTTGCATATACAAAATCATAGGTTTCTTGTATATTTTCATCTTCAATTTTGCCTTGCACCTTTTTTACAAACGGCTTGCAATCTGTATTCAAACTATCAATAAAAGCATTGGCATATTCCGTTAAATCATCTGTAGTACCACCCTTTTTCTTGGAAACAAGAATGGTAATTTTATCTGCAAAATTGACTTGTTCCAGCACTTTTGTTGTTACACCAGACGCATCATTTGAAGGTATTAATTGATTTATATTTTCCTGAAAAGAAATACGGGTTGCAAAGAAACCCAGCAAAAACAGTAAAGTAAAGCCAATACCTATCGAAAGGAATTTATTATTTGTAATAAATGAATATAAATCAAATAAACGGTTGCGCATGCTGCTATTTTTTATGTTTAAAATTATTTACAAAAGTCAACAGCAAATAACTGGTTGTACCAAAAAGCAACGCCATAAGAGTCGCCAAAACAAAACTTCCCACCAAATATTGACTTATGTTTTTTTGAATATCAGCAAAAGTCATTTCCGTATTTAAAAGTAATGGTTTGTCACTTATAATAAAGTAACTCCCAATTTTCAAAGATCCGTAAATTACAAAAGGAATTAACGGCGGAAAACTAATGTTAGAAAATGCAAAAGCTATAGCTTTATTCAACTTAAATAATACAGCCAAAGCA
Coding sequences within:
- a CDS encoding 1-acyl-sn-glycerol-3-phosphate acyltransferase; amino-acid sequence: MRNRLFDLYSFITNNKFLSIGIGFTLLFLLGFFATRISFQENINQLIPSNDASGVTTKVLEQVNFADKITILVSKKKGGTTDDLTEYANAFIDSLNTDCKPFVKKVQGKIEDENIQETYDFVYANLPLFLDQKDYAVIENKLKRDSIAAGVAANYKSLISPTGLISKDFILKDPLGISFIALKKLQQLSVGDDFELQNGFVLTKDRKNLLLFVTPKLETNETDNNTLFIENLEKIKNNLNAKFKGRVGMIYFGATPVAVANATQMKADVKNTSIFAGVTLILILAFFYRSVSTPIIIFIPSLFGALFALACLYFFKGTISAISLGISSILLGETTDYSIYVLTHLRNNKNVKLLYKDITKPLLLCGITTSITFLCLFFIKSEALQDLGIFAALSVVSTSVFSLVLIPILYRTNTKIFVPKPNFIDSLGAYSYHKNKFLLASVFLLLIVSLFTYSKVTFNNDLSALNFMSPELKSAEKQLDHIANNDSKSIYLATYGKSYDEVVANNNSLFKALDKNKNSKEILNFSSIGGIVFAADVQKQKIEEWNTFWNASKKSNLANALIQEGNQFGFKANTFSGFYELINKNFAPIKIEEYLKVKSFFLDEFVTQKNGFYTISTLVKVPGEKRDAFVNAIKKQPNLVVIDRQQTNETFLGTLKTNFEDLVNYSFIAVFFILLFAFRKIELVIVTIIPILISWIFTTGLMGIFGLQFNVVNIIVCTLIFGIGVDYSIFMTSALQKEYTFGKIELPSYRTSILLSVATTILGIGVLIFAKHPALKSISLIAIIGIFSALLITFIIQPLVFAFFVTHRVKKGQAPFEIKRLIHSTLSFIYFGLGGFLLSIVSVVLMTVLPFSKSKKLNVFHFVLSKFMYSVLLTYPSLKRKISNVSNEKFDKPAVIIANHSSFLDILAVGMLSPKIVFLVSDWVYNSPVFGKGVRLAGFYPVSSGVGNGVEHLRDKVEQGFSIMVFPEGSRSDTNLINRFHKGAFYLAEQLELDIVPVIIHGYSEVLPKGDFIINGGQTTVEILDRITPNDLTFGNDYGERTKKLSSFFKAHYKKMRLDLEGPNYFKKMILNSFDYKESEVIKVVKKDLATNLELYHELNIYIDSKAKILHIANDFGQLDILLSLQEPQRKIDSFISNEWNRAVAKTNYILKKRNIHYIENVKELVQKKYNVVLISNNELEINFDEICNLVTTIILLNVNTLKDSILALGFEIEEEILNLIVLKKKIQ